From a single Gimesia fumaroli genomic region:
- a CDS encoding TlpA family protein disulfide reductase: MGRCFVLVTVCAVSSATSLVPADDAKPRPLSKSEAEIISLNEELYAAYDKLHMRAEKITDVAEQEKFYAENDPSANFVDRLIEFERTHHGTHAGLMAARRLVLLGAGGGDPDNPRDVGRRHALKALRDYANAAELPEIIRYLAFGNVEPESEPLLRYLMNDPEVSDENRLFAKYMFARWALTVRDIHENWERWSQELTAGREPRFFKEKENLIKKQAKALPAEKLTELEQEALEILLSFKTSNSDLRQPGIKGIDEHWHMIHFDPDKTKTMPLVKELAAGLLFKEQHLREGKPAPDLKLQLVTGEDWSLADQRGKTVIIQFSFKGCGPCEAMYPDLRELAEEYNGKLVILSIMADEKRADTTDAVKSGKLTWNVHWDGDKGPVATQWAVPSFPTVYVIGPDGRIVANGLRGNQLKAKIAELTR; the protein is encoded by the coding sequence ATGGGGAGATGTTTTGTGCTCGTTACGGTTTGCGCGGTTTCCAGTGCAACGTCCCTGGTACCAGCTGATGACGCAAAGCCCCGCCCGCTTTCGAAATCGGAAGCAGAGATTATTTCCCTCAACGAAGAACTTTACGCGGCTTATGATAAACTCCACATGCGTGCGGAAAAGATCACAGACGTGGCCGAACAAGAAAAGTTCTATGCTGAGAATGATCCCTCTGCGAATTTTGTAGATCGCTTGATCGAATTCGAACGCACGCATCACGGCACGCACGCTGGTTTGATGGCAGCACGTCGACTGGTTTTACTGGGCGCGGGAGGTGGTGATCCTGATAACCCGCGCGATGTCGGCCGTCGCCACGCTTTAAAAGCACTCAGAGACTATGCCAACGCCGCCGAGTTGCCGGAAATCATTCGCTATTTAGCTTTTGGAAATGTTGAACCGGAATCAGAACCACTTTTGAGGTATCTGATGAATGATCCCGAAGTCAGTGATGAGAACCGCCTGTTTGCGAAATACATGTTCGCACGATGGGCCTTGACGGTCCGAGATATCCATGAAAACTGGGAGCGTTGGTCCCAGGAACTGACAGCGGGACGGGAACCTCGGTTTTTCAAGGAAAAAGAAAATCTTATAAAAAAGCAAGCCAAGGCACTGCCAGCCGAAAAGCTAACAGAACTCGAGCAAGAGGCATTGGAAATCCTCCTGTCTTTTAAAACTTCCAACTCAGACTTACGGCAGCCGGGCATCAAAGGTATCGACGAGCACTGGCATATGATTCACTTTGATCCCGATAAAACAAAGACGATGCCATTAGTAAAAGAACTGGCAGCCGGACTACTTTTTAAAGAGCAGCACTTACGGGAAGGCAAACCGGCGCCCGACCTGAAACTTCAACTTGTGACAGGTGAAGACTGGTCGCTTGCAGACCAGCGAGGGAAGACGGTGATCATTCAGTTTTCATTCAAAGGCTGCGGCCCCTGCGAAGCGATGTATCCGGATCTCCGTGAGCTGGCGGAGGAATACAACGGGAAGCTGGTCATTCTCAGCATTATGGCTGACGAAAAACGAGCAGACACCACAGACGCCGTAAAATCAGGTAAGCTGACGTGGAATGTGCATTGGGATGGTGACAAAGGCCCCGTCGCCACCCAATGGGCCGTGCCCAGTTTTCCGACGGTTTACGTAATCGGGCCAGACGGCCGCATTGTGGCCAATGGTCTCCGTGGCAATCAATTAAAAGCAAAAATTGCCGAATTGACGCGGTAA
- a CDS encoding hemolysin family protein, translating to MFWLLGSIIVFVALSGLMAAVDAAVLSVSHPEIDELIQRGKSGAGQLREVKQKLTHSLAVIVILTNLINVLGPILVSQQAFDLYGPGALAPITIVLMLGTIVFSEVIPKALGSHYAPQLARWSAPVIRALGIAIYPLSAALAWLSNTLKRGQRSIGTETQIRALVKLGRKGGHIEPNESHMIFRTFRLNDRMVQDIMTPLEKVISIPASATVSDAAAIIRTNDFSRYPLFGNSPDDIQGTLIARDAFKMLAEGEDDSPITAIMHTPFVISPEMRADELLLAFRTRHQHLAIVHQANHTIGIVTLEDVLEEIVGEIEDEKDIQSRP from the coding sequence ATGTTTTGGCTGCTTGGTTCCATCATCGTATTTGTCGCTTTATCCGGGCTGATGGCTGCGGTCGACGCAGCAGTCCTCAGCGTTTCTCATCCAGAGATCGATGAACTAATTCAACGGGGCAAATCGGGCGCGGGACAACTGCGGGAAGTGAAACAGAAACTGACGCATTCACTGGCGGTGATTGTGATTCTCACCAACCTGATCAATGTACTCGGACCAATTCTCGTTAGCCAGCAGGCATTCGATCTTTACGGCCCAGGTGCATTAGCCCCCATCACGATTGTACTCATGCTCGGCACGATTGTTTTCTCAGAGGTAATTCCCAAGGCACTGGGATCGCATTACGCGCCGCAACTGGCCCGCTGGTCGGCCCCGGTGATTCGCGCCCTGGGGATTGCCATCTATCCACTCAGCGCGGCGCTCGCCTGGCTTTCCAACACATTGAAACGGGGACAAAGAAGCATCGGAACGGAAACACAAATTCGCGCGCTGGTCAAACTGGGTCGAAAGGGGGGTCACATTGAACCAAATGAAAGTCACATGATCTTCCGCACGTTTCGCCTCAACGATCGAATGGTTCAAGACATTATGACGCCACTGGAAAAGGTGATCTCGATTCCAGCATCGGCGACAGTCAGCGACGCAGCAGCCATTATTCGCACGAACGATTTTTCTCGCTACCCCTTGTTCGGAAATTCCCCCGACGACATTCAGGGCACGCTGATTGCCCGCGATGCATTCAAGATGCTGGCAGAGGGTGAGGATGATTCCCCGATTACCGCGATCATGCACACACCTTTTGTCATTTCCCCTGAGATGCGCGCAGACGAACTGTTGCTGGCATTCCGCACACGTCACCAGCACCTGGCGATCGTGCATCAGGCAAACCACACCATCGGCATTGTAACACTGGAGGATGTACTGGAAGAAATCGTCGGCGAAATTGAGGACGAGAAGGATATTCAATCTCGACCGTGA
- a CDS encoding carbonic anhydrase family protein yields the protein MTRMILNPMLACCLGFLILTGCTQNNKQPSATKTSNKTDGEIEVDVKPLVNRVLTQEEQNALTPDQVLTLLKEGNQRFVEGTLTARDHSKQVREAALGQYPKAVILSCLDSRVPVEDVFDRGIGDIFVARVAGNFENTDILGSMEFACKVAGSKLVFVLGHESCGAVNGAIDGVELGNITAMLANIQPAVDHFKEYKGDRTSQNPEFVKMVTAQNVLGTIDRIRINSPILKEMEDQGEIKIVGGIYNMQTGEVKLLEE from the coding sequence ATGACCAGAATGATTCTGAACCCGATGCTGGCCTGTTGCCTTGGCTTTTTAATCCTGACGGGTTGTACGCAAAATAATAAACAGCCCTCTGCCACCAAGACTTCCAATAAGACTGATGGGGAAATCGAAGTGGATGTCAAACCCCTGGTCAATCGCGTTTTAACACAAGAGGAGCAGAACGCGCTCACACCAGACCAGGTGCTGACGCTGCTCAAAGAAGGGAATCAACGTTTCGTTGAGGGAACACTGACGGCCCGCGATCATTCCAAACAGGTGCGTGAAGCGGCGCTCGGGCAGTATCCCAAAGCGGTCATTCTGTCCTGTCTCGATTCGCGGGTTCCCGTGGAAGATGTTTTCGATCGCGGCATTGGCGATATTTTCGTCGCCCGCGTGGCCGGTAACTTTGAAAACACCGACATCCTGGGCAGTATGGAATTTGCCTGTAAAGTCGCCGGTTCCAAGCTGGTCTTTGTGCTGGGCCACGAGAGCTGTGGCGCTGTGAATGGGGCGATTGACGGCGTTGAACTAGGCAACATCACCGCCATGCTGGCCAATATCCAACCAGCCGTCGATCACTTTAAAGAGTACAAAGGGGACAGAACGAGCCAGAATCCCGAGTTCGTCAAGATGGTCACGGCGCAGAATGTTCTGGGGACCATCGATCGCATCAGAATCAACAGTCCGATCTTGAAAGAGATGGAAGATCAAGGCGAGATCAAAATCGTCGGCGGCATTTACAATATGCAGACCGGTGAAGTTAAACTGCTGGAAGAATAA
- a CDS encoding Tm-1-like ATP-binding domain-containing protein, whose amino-acid sequence MRKAIYALGTMDTKADELCFVADCIRQTGLDVVLIDLSTRGSSDRADIAANTIAQSHPQGSESVQEQTDRGQAVTAMSEALREWLPSEVSSKNVAGVIAIGGSGGTAIVAPAFQALPIGLPKLIVSTVASGNTQPYVGSSDITMMYSVVDVAGLNSVSRRVLSNAAHAIAGMVANARDFPEDRPALGMTMFGVTTPCVDMVREALEAKGFDPLVFHATGTGGQAMEKLVADGLICGVLDITTTEVADEVVGGIMPGGPRRFDVILERGIPYVMSLGALDMVNFGARETIPNKFVDRKFLIHNPQVTLMRTTVDENRQMAQWIASKINRSTAPVEILIPERGVSMLDAEGEAFYDPTADQCLFDTLEQEVQQSDERRISRYPCHINDAVFAAALVEAFERVCGDRFQ is encoded by the coding sequence ATGCGAAAAGCCATCTATGCGCTCGGCACAATGGATACCAAAGCAGATGAACTCTGCTTTGTGGCCGACTGTATTCGCCAAACGGGGCTGGACGTCGTGCTGATCGATTTGAGTACGCGTGGCAGTTCGGACCGCGCCGATATTGCTGCAAACACCATTGCCCAGTCACATCCTCAAGGATCAGAGAGCGTACAGGAACAAACCGACCGGGGTCAGGCAGTGACTGCGATGTCCGAAGCATTGCGAGAATGGTTGCCCTCTGAAGTCAGCTCGAAAAACGTGGCCGGTGTAATCGCGATTGGCGGCAGCGGCGGAACTGCGATCGTGGCGCCCGCGTTTCAGGCACTTCCAATCGGCCTTCCGAAACTCATTGTATCGACCGTCGCCAGTGGCAACACACAACCTTATGTCGGATCGAGCGACATTACCATGATGTATTCGGTCGTTGATGTCGCAGGACTCAATTCCGTCTCGCGGCGAGTGTTGAGCAATGCTGCGCATGCGATTGCCGGGATGGTCGCGAACGCACGCGACTTCCCCGAAGACCGCCCCGCCCTGGGCATGACGATGTTCGGTGTGACGACGCCTTGTGTCGATATGGTGCGCGAAGCGCTGGAAGCAAAGGGCTTTGATCCCCTGGTCTTTCACGCGACCGGCACCGGAGGTCAGGCGATGGAAAAACTGGTTGCTGATGGCCTGATTTGTGGCGTGCTCGATATCACGACGACGGAAGTCGCCGACGAAGTCGTCGGAGGTATTATGCCCGGAGGGCCGCGTCGGTTCGACGTCATCCTCGAGCGGGGCATTCCCTATGTGATGAGTCTGGGTGCCCTCGACATGGTCAACTTCGGTGCGCGTGAGACGATTCCCAATAAATTCGTTGACCGCAAGTTTCTGATTCACAATCCACAAGTGACACTGATGCGAACCACGGTCGACGAAAACCGGCAGATGGCACAATGGATCGCCTCGAAAATCAACCGCTCAACAGCTCCCGTGGAAATCCTGATTCCGGAACGAGGCGTCTCAATGCTCGACGCCGAGGGCGAAGCCTTCTATGATCCCACAGCAGACCAGTGTCTGTTCGACACATTAGAGCAGGAAGTCCAGCAGTCCGACGAACGTCGCATCTCCCGTTATCCCTGCCACATTAACGATGCCGTGTTCGCCGCAGCGCTCGTTGAAGCTTTCGAACGAGTATGCGGCGACCGATTCCAATAA
- a CDS encoding phosphoenolpyruvate hydrolase family protein, with protein sequence MSESRAAILKRLREKVADGKPIIGGGAGTGLSAKCEEAGGIDLIVIYNSGRYRMAGRGSLSGLMPYGNANEIVKDLGREVIPVVEKTPVLAGVCGTDPFLIRNLFLKELQAMGFAGIQNFPTVGLIDGQFRANLEETGMGFDLEIDCIRAAHDLDLLTTPYAFDADQAQKLTAAGADIVVAHMGLTTGGTIGAATGKTLDDSVAAIRTMVDAAKSERGDVLLLCHGGPIAMPEDAQYIFDRVAGIDGFYGASSMERLPTEVAMTAQVRLFGDLSLLKK encoded by the coding sequence ATGTCTGAATCGAGAGCAGCGATCCTGAAGCGGCTGCGTGAGAAAGTCGCTGACGGTAAACCGATCATTGGCGGCGGAGCCGGTACGGGATTGAGTGCGAAATGCGAAGAAGCCGGTGGCATCGATCTGATTGTGATCTACAATTCGGGCCGCTACCGCATGGCGGGCCGCGGTTCACTTTCGGGACTGATGCCTTACGGCAATGCGAATGAGATTGTCAAAGACCTGGGACGTGAGGTGATTCCCGTCGTTGAAAAAACGCCTGTCTTAGCAGGCGTCTGCGGCACCGATCCGTTTCTGATTCGGAATCTGTTCCTCAAAGAACTGCAGGCAATGGGTTTTGCCGGCATCCAGAATTTTCCGACCGTCGGATTGATTGATGGTCAGTTCCGCGCCAACCTGGAAGAGACCGGCATGGGCTTCGACCTGGAGATCGATTGTATCCGAGCCGCTCATGATCTGGATCTGCTCACAACCCCTTACGCGTTTGACGCCGATCAGGCACAGAAACTGACGGCTGCCGGTGCAGATATTGTTGTCGCTCACATGGGACTGACCACCGGCGGTACCATCGGCGCTGCAACCGGCAAAACGCTCGACGATTCGGTCGCAGCAATCCGCACGATGGTCGACGCCGCCAAGAGCGAACGGGGTGATGTGTTGCTGCTCTGTCACGGCGGCCCGATCGCCATGCCCGAAGATGCACAATATATCTTTGATCGCGTCGCAGGCATCGACGGGTTCTATGGTGCCAGTTCCATGGAACGCCTGCCGACAGAAGTTGCGATGACCGCACAGGTCCGCCTGTTCGGCGATCTGAGTTTACTCAAAAAATAA
- a CDS encoding EthD family reductase has protein sequence MYRLTVMYGHPEDPAEFDRYYNEVHIPLAKKMKGLTGWTIGKCISAEAGNPAPYYLIVSLYAESATAMQAILESPEGQETIADVPNFATGGVMFMYDEEEVLIPLNLESP, from the coding sequence ATGTATCGCTTAACTGTAATGTACGGACACCCTGAAGACCCTGCCGAATTTGACCGCTATTACAACGAGGTGCATATTCCGTTGGCAAAGAAAATGAAAGGACTCACCGGCTGGACGATTGGCAAATGCATCTCCGCAGAAGCGGGCAATCCCGCGCCCTATTATCTGATCGTCAGCCTCTATGCTGAATCTGCAACAGCGATGCAGGCAATTCTGGAAAGCCCCGAAGGTCAGGAAACAATCGCAGATGTTCCGAATTTCGCTACCGGAGGGGTGATGTTCATGTATGATGAGGAAGAGGTTTTGATCCCGCTGAACCTGGAGTCCCCCTGA
- a CDS encoding sulfatase family protein gives MSSALTSLRLEISLPLLLLTLFLQTTTNAAQKPNIVYILADDLGYGDVSCYNAESKIKTPHIDRLAAEGMKFTDAHTPSAVCTPTRYGILTGRYCWRTRLKYRVLDGFDPPLIEQDQTTVPSLLKQAGYDTACIGKWHLGMQWTDKNGQPVPAVPIDRRQRPRIGDDVDYTKPITGGPLANGFDYYFGISASLNMSPFCFIKNDRPVILPTIPSERISTEFLSVDQGMRSPDFTIRSVMPTLTGEAVQFIERYSQASPERPFFLYFPLTAPHLPLVPNDEFRGKSAAGEYGDFVLEVDATVGAIMEALKRTGVAENTLFIFTSDNGGLYHWWIPKETDDLKYYKPNHRGQYVKDRGHQGNAHLRGTKADIWEGGHRVPFIVRWPGKTPADSSNDELVELTDLLATCAAITDQKLPAGAGEDSVNILPALLGKKNEKPLRDYAIHHSLWGHFAVRQGPWKMALKRGSGGFTRAREVNPAPGEPTGQLYNLRNDPSETKNVWNEHPEVVERLSLILKNVQGEDK, from the coding sequence ATGAGTTCTGCTCTTACGTCTCTCCGCTTGGAAATCAGCTTACCGCTACTGCTCCTGACCCTATTTCTGCAAACGACAACAAATGCAGCCCAGAAGCCGAATATCGTTTATATACTTGCTGACGATCTCGGCTATGGAGATGTGAGTTGCTATAACGCCGAATCAAAAATTAAAACGCCTCATATTGATCGGCTGGCAGCGGAGGGGATGAAATTCACCGACGCGCACACGCCATCCGCCGTCTGCACGCCCACCCGTTACGGCATTCTCACGGGAAGGTATTGCTGGCGGACGCGGTTGAAATACCGTGTACTGGACGGTTTTGATCCGCCACTGATTGAACAGGACCAGACAACCGTTCCCTCACTGCTCAAACAAGCTGGCTACGATACTGCTTGCATCGGCAAATGGCACTTGGGTATGCAGTGGACCGACAAAAATGGACAGCCTGTGCCCGCGGTTCCCATCGATCGGCGTCAACGTCCTCGTATCGGCGATGACGTCGATTACACGAAACCGATCACTGGCGGCCCGCTGGCGAACGGCTTTGACTATTACTTCGGCATCTCGGCTTCGCTGAATATGTCCCCTTTCTGTTTTATCAAAAACGATCGGCCCGTGATCCTCCCCACAATTCCATCGGAACGGATTTCGACCGAATTTCTCTCGGTCGACCAAGGCATGCGTTCACCCGATTTTACAATCCGCAGTGTGATGCCGACGCTGACCGGAGAGGCGGTGCAATTTATAGAACGGTATTCGCAAGCATCGCCCGAGCGGCCCTTCTTTCTCTACTTTCCGCTCACCGCGCCGCATCTGCCGCTGGTGCCCAACGACGAATTCCGCGGCAAAAGCGCCGCCGGCGAATACGGCGATTTTGTACTCGAAGTCGATGCGACCGTCGGAGCGATCATGGAAGCACTAAAGCGTACTGGCGTGGCGGAGAACACACTGTTTATCTTCACGTCTGATAACGGCGGCCTGTATCACTGGTGGATTCCCAAAGAAACAGATGACCTGAAATATTACAAGCCGAACCACCGGGGGCAATACGTCAAAGACCGCGGCCATCAGGGCAATGCGCATCTCCGCGGAACCAAAGCCGACATCTGGGAAGGCGGCCACCGGGTCCCCTTCATCGTCCGCTGGCCCGGCAAAACACCGGCTGACTCGAGCAATGACGAACTGGTCGAACTGACAGACCTGCTGGCAACCTGTGCCGCGATCACAGATCAGAAGTTACCCGCCGGCGCGGGCGAAGACAGCGTCAATATTCTCCCGGCTCTATTGGGTAAGAAAAACGAGAAACCACTACGCGACTACGCCATCCATCATTCGCTCTGGGGACACTTTGCGGTCCGCCAAGGCCCCTGGAAAATGGCTCTCAAACGAGGTTCCGGCGGCTTCACCCGCGCCCGCGAAGTCAATCCCGCACCAGGCGAACCAACGGGCCAGCTTTACAACCTCAGAAACGATCCCTCAGAAACGAAAAACGTCTGGAACGAACACCCCGAAGTCGTCGAACGCCTGTCGTTGATCCTGAAGAACGTTCAGGGCGAGGATAAATAA